Proteins encoded within one genomic window of Actinoplanes octamycinicus:
- a CDS encoding 2'-5' RNA ligase family protein, giving the protein MVAALELYLDVDATRRVRTLWRALETEGIPTLGSLHQKHRPHVSLAAARTIDPVAAAEALDGLAVGRGLTLRMDFAGQFVGRVLWLGVTVTGALLDHHRAVHERLAAGGVPIWEQYQPGRWVPHCTVSLRVPNPMMAPAIRRCLEILPLTATVTGAAIADHANDIAHPL; this is encoded by the coding sequence TTGGTCGCGGCCCTCGAGCTCTATCTGGACGTCGACGCCACCCGGCGGGTCCGGACGCTGTGGCGTGCCCTGGAGACGGAGGGCATCCCGACCCTGGGCTCGCTGCACCAGAAGCACCGGCCGCACGTGTCGCTCGCGGCGGCCCGGACGATCGACCCGGTGGCCGCGGCCGAGGCGCTCGACGGGCTGGCCGTCGGGCGCGGGCTCACCCTGCGGATGGATTTCGCCGGGCAGTTCGTCGGCCGGGTGCTCTGGCTCGGCGTCACCGTGACCGGGGCGTTGCTGGACCACCATCGGGCGGTGCACGAGCGGCTGGCCGCGGGCGGCGTGCCGATCTGGGAGCAGTACCAGCCGGGCCGGTGGGTGCCGCACTGCACGGTGTCGCTGCGGGTGCCGAACCCGATGATGGCCCCGGCGATCCGCCGCTGCCTGGAGATCCTGCCGCTGACCGCGACGGTGACCGGGGCGGCGATCGCGGACCACGCCAACGACATCGCGCATCCGCTGTAG